A genomic segment from Aegilops tauschii subsp. strangulata cultivar AL8/78 chromosome 1, Aet v6.0, whole genome shotgun sequence encodes:
- the LOC109741656 gene encoding uncharacterized protein, protein MAGIVHKEFPELAETGLNYLSWSSDCEIFLQGKTLLRAIGKGARLAVTDPKFETENAQALHFLRHHLSPTLKDEYMAERSASGLWTALKQRFERLKYTVKPRAEAEWIRLRFADFKTVGEYNSALHRICTTLRLCGTEITDSQKIEKTLSTFHPDAVQSSRNYRQGNYTRYSELIDVLQVAEAQDEVLKKNFVAQPLGGSSRQEVNTLKVRKPQQKKRGRKGKKKAPHPPAPARQNKPGKGGQRPQDCFRCGSVEHFSRQCRAPQEVVDAYKARKARETHLALVQEGAPPAPMAAPVMIATPPAAPIEATPVVPIAAALAVSTDAHVAMEVDHLAASAAPPLDIDAASKIISEEDQLTSMEIAAEVNGFFTEST, encoded by the coding sequence ATGGCCGGAATTGTCCACAAGGAGTTTCCTGAGTTGGCCGAGACAGGGCTGAACTACCTGTCATGGTCCTCGGACTGCGAGATTTTTCTCCAGGGCAAAACCCTCCTGAGGGCGATCGGTAAGGGGGCCCGGCTGGCCGTCACTGATCCCAAGTTCGAGACTGAGAATGCGCAGGCTCTGCACTTTCTCCGTCATCACCTGTCACCTACTCTGAAAGATGAGTATATGGCTGAGCGCAGTGCTTCTGGCCTTTGGACCGCTCTTAAGCAGCGGTTTGAGCGGCTGAAGTACACTGTCAAGCCACGTGCAGAGGCAGAGTGGATCCGTCTGAGGTTTGCGGACTTCAAGACGGTTGGGGAGTACAATTCGGCTCTGCACCGGATTTGTACGACTCTTCGGTTGTGTGGTACTGAGATTACCGACTCCCAGAAGATTGAGAAAACCCTATCCACTTTCCACCCCGACGCGGTCCAGTCCTCACGGAACTACCGCCAGGGGAACTACACGAGGTATTCAGAGTTGATTGACGTCCTCCAGGTGGCGGAGGCGCAAGACGAGGTTCTCAAAAAGAACTTTGTCGCGCAACCACTTGGGGGGAGTTCTCGCCAGGAGGTGAACACTCTCAAAGTCCGCAAGCCTCAACAGAAGAAGAGGGGCCGGAAGGGCAAGAAGAAGGCCCCTCACCCTCCCGCCCCGGCTAGGCAGAACAAGCCGGGCAAGGGAGGGCAAAGGCCTCAGGACTGCTTCCGTTGTGGCTCGGTGGAGCATTTCTCCCGCCAGTGCCGCGCACCACAGGAGGTCGTTGATGCATATAAGGCTCGGAAGGCACGTGAGACGCACCTCGCCTTGGTTCAGGAGGGAGCTCCACCGGCGCCCATGGCGGCACCCGTGATGATTGCTACTCCCCCTGCTGCGCCTATAGAGGCGACCCCCGTGGTGCCCATCGCGGCAGCTTTGGCGGTCTCTACCGACGCCCACGTCGCCATGGAGGTTGACCACCTGGCCGCCTCGGCGGCGCCGCCACTAGACATTGATGCTGCCTCCAAGATAATTTCTGAGGAGGATCAGCTCACTAGTATGGAGATTGCGGCGGAAGTGAATGGCTTCTTCACCGAGTCCACTTAG